In Tribolium castaneum strain GA2 chromosome 8, icTriCast1.1, whole genome shotgun sequence, the genomic window gtcactatttttatatcaacAATCTTCGCCTTGTAAAAGCGCCCGTTCAAATGTTTGGCCCAAACAAACTCATTTAATTTAACAGGAAACCGTTCACTGGTCTCATCATTCGGTGGTGGCTCATCCAACGACAATGCACTAACATTAGCTAGTGGTAACCCAGCCTTGAGATAATTCTGCACATCGTTggtgaaattatttaaaacatcgACTAATTTAACTTTCGCTTCGAGCGGCGTCagtttggcaattttctctaAAAGTTTGCAATTGTACGAGTGGAAATCGGTCATTGTGTTGTTGTTATTCCTCTTCTCGAGTGAGTTGTTTTTCGGCGGTCGTCCACGCCGTCGCATCGTCAACATCTTCTTCAAAGCGACGATTTTATCATTGTAGAACTTCGTCCCGTTCTCCACGCCCAACACGCGCTGTGTCAACTGTTTCAATTGCTCCAAATtgagctttttattttgcgGCACCACGTTAATACTGTTTGACGAGTTCTCCACCTGTTCATCACATTCGCTGCACGAACACGACTCGCACGAACAATCGGAGCCCGAATCCGAATCGGGCGTTTTCGGCGTCGCCTTCTCCAATAGCACGATCGGGTTGTTTGTCATTGGGTAAAAGCGGTCGTTGTTTAGGTACGTGGTGGTCGTGCAATGATTGACGGTGTAGTACTTGTGATTGCTCCAAATGAGATTGGGTTTACGTTGGTAGTAGGTTGGAGGCACTGGATTCGGGTTGACTTGCACGGTTGGCGCCTCCTCGACTGGGACCGGCTCCAGCTTGGGCATTTGTTCGCTGCGTTCGATAAGCACCGGCTCGGGTTCGCTTAAATTCGGCATCGAACCGCCGGCTAGATCAGGTACGGGTTTGTCGGTTTTGGCCGTTAGGAAATTGAGGAACGCGTCTTCGTAGAGGGATTTGCGTTCGGGTGGTTTCGTTTCGGGCGGTGGGGGAACCACCGGTCGTGATTCCAACACGGTGATCGTTCCTTTCGACGTATGGATGGTTTGCACCTTCGGCTCCATTCGGAACTGGTCGGTCGGGTCTTTCACCTTGCGGTAGGCTTTGAGTTCGCTCAAGAGGCTGGGTTTCACCGGTGGTTTTTCCTCTTGTTGCATGATTGTTTGTTCATGTTCTTCGTGTGCTTTGCGGATGATGTCGTCGATTTCTTTCTTGACTTCGCTGTTTGCAGTGTCAGGGCTGGTCTGTGTTGCGGTTTTTTGGTGGTGTTTGCACTTCTTATGCttgtgtttgtgttttttgtggtGGAGGAGTTTGTTGGTTTCTTGCGCCACGAGTGACTTGACGAGTTCGGATGTGTCAACAGGTGCGACAATTTGACCGCAGACTTTCTTACTTTGGCTGTTACACGGGGCGTAAATGCCGGTCAGTTCGTTCGATTCGGGTTCTTCTTCGCCGTCTTTGGTGCGTTTTTTCGGTGGGCGACCGCGCGGACGCGGTTCCTTTGGTTTGCGTTTTTTCGCTAGGAATTTTCGACGATTAGTGACACGATAACCGGCATCACAGATTGACGCATCTTCGGCTTCGATTTCGCCAGCTTTCAGCCAAATATCTTCCAAAACTTCCAATTGTTGTTCATCGGGGGGGAACTCCCCGTTAACGTAACCCATATCGTCCTCTTCCATCAGTTGGAGCTGTAGTTCAGCCGGGAAATCAACCATTGAATAATCCCTAGAATTTCGTTTTAAagaaacaacacaaaaataaaattacacaaGACTTACTGAGAATAATTCATCATCCTGCCGGCTTTTTTGGCCTTTTTCAATTGGCCTTCGATCAGTCCTGCCGGCAAagaatcattatttttattacagagGATGTCTTGTGGGAGGGGTAAAGGTGCGGCAACTTGTTTGTTTGGTTCTTCCGGATGGGGGCCGATGTCTTCGCCTTTTAGCCACATTTCGTAACGATCGGCTTGGAAGCGCTTGACGAAAGTGTCCATTGAAATTTTTACCATGTCTTTACTGCAAGTGCATTGGGAGGCTCTTTTGCCATATTCGATCCAACGTTCGCAGGCAAAGTTTGTCGATTCGGCACAGTTAAAACCATGGTTGAAACCttcaacaaattaaataaaattaaaaaaaataataataaaaatattgtgactttttttattttcttttatctttttttttccacAATActgtaaattgaaaattgctACACGTTTTGGTCAACTTTTGTctaataaaacaagaaaacatcGCTAACTTATGCCAAATATTGGCTTATTAAATGTCAAGTTTGTATTTTGGTTACGGGTAAattatggtggatgcgccgggaaagtGAGTTCGAttccaattatttaaaaaaatagtattaattaattgtaggtTTTTTCTTAATCAAATAAATACCTTTCAGGGAGCAAAAAAagttaaccaaaaaatttagttaattagtttattatttactattaaATCACTcagaaatttgataaaatcacgcaaataaatgtaaaatctCTTGCTTTTGACTTTCTTGCTCAAAAATAACCCAGATCGCTTGAAATTATTCGATTTAAGATTTAAGGCCAGAAAGcgacagttaaaaaaatgtaagtagaaaaaattcaaatcaaatcaattccccagttaaataaatgaaaaatttttgttctcaCTTAATTGAGactttttagtcgtcattcaattaatgattttaacaaaacatttttgtgttaaaGATAAATTCATATAATACGTTCCcagttttttttcacaaaaattttcagagaCAAACAAAACTTTAACTTGGTAGTTTcgactaaaaaatttttttgacttttcttAATTTACTTGAGGTAATATTTCGACAgtaattcaaacaaaaactaactttttttcaacgttccattaaaaaaattaatcatatCTTGGTAAAAAGTTTGAAGTCAATTACTTAAGACACTGTAATGTCAGTAAGAAATAACAGTcgcactttttatttatttacttttttataaaaactgttgCTTTCCCAGATCTCTCTGAACAATGTacataataatagttatttattcgacGAGTTCGAGTGTAAATCCGACGCTTTAATTCACAAGCAGTTTTTTGATCCATGAGATGAATTAAATGAAAGGATATACAAGGagacgagttgaatacaacattttattcttcaactTAAGACGCAACAatactttaaattaaatttatctctaattctgtgattattagtttttaagtaaaaaatactttcattGTAGAAAACCATgcacacaaaaattatttattttactttctgtttctatttatgtatttatttgtttcgT contains:
- the LOC663231 gene encoding lysine-specific demethylase 4A → MATDSQQRCPKIMVFRPTWDEFKDFSQYIQHMESKGAHKAGLAKVIPPPEWVPRKSGYAIDTLDVTIPAPICQVVTGKQGLYQQINIQKKSMTVQQYCELANSERYATPRHFDYEDLERKYWKNITYVAPIYGADVSGSLTDDTVNEWNINRLGTILDYVNEDYGISIEGVNTAYLYFGMWKTTFAWHTEDMDLYSINYLHFGAPKTWYSIPPEHGRRLERLANGFFPSSYKTCQAFLRHKMTLISPQILKQYSIPYNKITQEAGEIMITFPYGYHAGFNHGFNCAESTNFACERWIEYGKRASQCTCSKDMVKISMDTFVKRFQADRYEMWLKGEDIGPHPEEPNKQVAAPLPLPQDILCNKNNDSLPAGLIEGQLKKAKKAGRMMNYSQDYSMVDFPAELQLQLMEEDDMGYVNGEFPPDEQQLEVLEDIWLKAGEIEAEDASICDAGYRVTNRRKFLAKKRKPKEPRPRGRPPKKRTKDGEEEPESNELTGIYAPCNSQSKKVCGQIVAPVDTSELVKSLVAQETNKLLHHKKHKHKHKKCKHHQKTATQTSPDTANSEVKKEIDDIIRKAHEEHEQTIMQQEEKPPVKPSLLSELKAYRKVKDPTDQFRMEPKVQTIHTSKGTITVLESRPVVPPPPETKPPERKSLYEDAFLNFLTAKTDKPVPDLAGGSMPNLSEPEPVLIERSEQMPKLEPVPVEEAPTVQVNPNPVPPTYYQRKPNLIWSNHKYYTVNHCTTTTYLNNDRFYPMTNNPIVLLEKATPKTPDSDSGSDCSCESCSCSECDEQVENSSNSINVVPQNKKLNLEQLKQLTQRVLGVENGTKFYNDKIVALKKMLTMRRRGRPPKNNSLEKRNNNNTMTDFHSYNCKLLEKIAKLTPLEAKVKLVDVLNNFTNDVQNYLKAGLPLANVSALSLDEPPPNDETSERFPVKLNEFVWAKHLNGRFYKAKIVDIKIVTYFCVYFPLDQSFCKDVELADLVGWDLKKVPIVGQKLRVRWKDGTICVAEFLGKNNSSIFTVMFEDESRLELHRDSIVAASESISKKIASLK